A genome region from Bemisia tabaci chromosome 3, PGI_BMITA_v3 includes the following:
- the mtDNA-helicase gene encoding mitochondrial DNA helicase isoform X4: MDAHDIPNVSVSKMKRFLELNGLGVKDGYACLITSCKFCTSATEDSALFVNKVTGFYQCSNCGISGQWSTLQNQINKKGEGELPKPKHVIKVDPADSKWRELSEKLQNLSSLPPDERSKIIEKFDLKGLSKNVITQLGILVDSEKTTLYFPLKNAQNCVVGFKELNLQDSEITVPSNNCSGVLRLSHPDDEKRTDNPKQAIIVHSLKDLVALSAYSLPYDKICLPHGLLSLPQELLPLLEQYKKIVLWFGNDTASWDSAKNFAKKLDERRCYFVRPIESQPAPHIAHKNELNFSEIVKSSQPICPDSVTTFSSLREELLAELQNKNNTQGVKWKRFPGLNNILKGHRRGELSILTGPTGCGKTTLMSELSLDLAMQGVTTLWGSFEIKNHRLARTMLQQYCMLPLEQNLKDFEFWADQFEKLPLYFLTFHGQQNLQVVMEAVEHVTYVYDIAHVIIDNVQFMLGLGEKENMYIDRFYRQDLIIAAFRSFATKRNCHVTLVIHPRKEREGEQLSANSIFGSAKASQEADNVFIIQHKQHSQTAELNKYLQVAKNRFCGDLGIVPLQFHKDSRSFSKSKEKAEGEEF; the protein is encoded by the exons A TGGACGCACACGATATACCAAATGTGTCCGTCTCCAAGATGAAACGCTTCTTAGAGCTGAATGGTCTTGGAGTTAAGGATGGCTATGCTTGTCTCATCACCTCTTGCAAATTCTGCACCAGTGCTACAGAAGACTCAGCATTATTTGTCAACAAAGTTACTG GATTCTATCAATGTTCTAACTGTGGGATTTCTGGTCAGTGGAGTACATTGCAGAATCAAATCAACAAGAAAGGAGAAGGAGAGCTGCCAAAACCAAAGCATGTCATCAAAGTGGACCCTGCTGATTCAAAGTGGCGTGAACTCagtgaaaaattacaaaatttgtcATCACTTCCTCCTGATGAAAGGAGCAAAATCATTGAGAAATTTGACCTAAAG ggtCTATCAAAAAATGTGATCACTCAACTAGGTATTCTTGTGGACTCGGAAAAAACTACTTtgtattttcctctgaaaaatgcACAAAACTGCGTTGTTGGCTTTAAAGAATTAAACTTACAAGACTCAGAAATTACCGTGCCTTCCAACAATTGCTCTGGTGTTCTACGATTATCGCATCCTGATGATGAAAAACGGACTGACAACCCAAAACAAGCGATTATCGTGCATTCTCTAAAAGATCTTGTGGCTTTGTCAGCATACAGCCTACCGTACGATAAAATATGCCTTCCTCATG GACTGCTGAGCTTGCCTCAAGAACTGTTACCCTTGCTGGAACAGTATAAGAAAATTGTGCTATGGTTTGGAAATGACACAGCCAGTTGGGACTCCGCAAAGAATTTCGCAAAGAAACTTGATGAGAGAAGATGTTACTTCGTCAG GCCCATTGAAAGTCAACCTGCCCCTCATATTGCTCACAAGAATGagcttaatttttcagaaatagtCAAGTCTTCTCAGCCAATTTGCCCCGACTCTGTAACAACATTTTCATCACTGCGAGAAGAGTTATTGGCAGAActgcaaaacaaaaataat ACTCAAGGTGTAAAATGGAAACGATTTCCGGGATTGAATAACATACTGAAAGGTCACCGGCGAGGGGAACTTTCAATCTTAACTGGTCCAACAGGTTGCGGAAAAACAACACTTATGAGTGAATTATCACTGGATTTAGCCATGCAAGGA gtTACCACCCTTTGGGGAAGTTTTGAAATAAAGAATCATAGGCTTGCCCGCACAATGTTACAGCAGTATTGTATGTTACCATTAGAACAAAACCTGAAAGATTTCGAATTTTGGGCAGATCAGTTCGAAAAATTGCCgttgtattttctcactttccaCGGTCAGCAAAATTTACAGGTTGTCATGGAG GCTGTTGAACATGTCACTTATGTTTACGATATTGCGCATGTCATCATTGATAATGTTCAGTTCATGTTGGGCTtgggagaaaaagagaatatGTACATAGATAGGTTTTATCGACAAGATTTGATCATAGCAGCCTTTCGATCCTTTGCAACCAAGAGAAACTGCCATGTTACGTTAGTCATCCACCCAAGGAAAGAAAGAGAAGGCGAACAGCTGTCAGCCAATTCAATATTTGGAAGTGCAAAAGCCTCTCAAGAAGCAGATAATGTTTTCATCATTCAACACAAGCAACACTCTCAAACGGCCGAGCTGAATAAGTATTTACAG
- the LOC109035713 gene encoding juvenile hormone epoxide hydrolase, whose product MFFKAILGVLLAIVGYFLFIGIKSVLYPADVVAATLSENAWWGARRPESIIDDKIHPFTITTSASDLEYLRSRLKNTKFPHAPLKEVNFQYGFNLDYLKLIRSHWLNNYDWNARLKFLNSLPHFKTTVSGLNVHFIHAKPSLSSTASLKVIPILVIHGWPGSVREFYDLIPKLVTPRKSVDFVFEVVAPSLPGYGFSEASAIQGMATAQMGVIFKKLMQKLGHETFYIHGGDWGSLIGRDMSIAYPQNVLGFHSTMCASSDAVTLAGIMLGSYYPELVVEKEDEPRLYPVSKFLHWLYMETGYMHIQATKPDTVGTALLDSPIGLAAYILEKFSSWTNEAYRNLPDGGLTKKFTLDALLDNVMIYWTTDSILTSMRLYSEYFSTNYKKLKFDAAPVKVPTVCAQFPHELVYSPPFGLQRKYKKLVKISKFNDGGHFAAFELPDFVANDIWASIPLFIEAHQNATSSLNK is encoded by the exons ATGTTCTTCAAAGCGATTCTTGGTGTCCTTTTGGCAATTGTTGGTTATTTTCTCTTCATTGGAATAAAAAGTGTATTATATCCGGCTGATGTAGTTGCTGCTACGCTCTCAGAAAATGCATGGTGGGGTGCTCGCAGACCAGAATCTATTATAGATGATAAAATTCATCCTTTTACTATCACCACCTCGGCCTCT GATTTGGAATACCTGAGGAGTCGgctgaaaaacacaaaatttcccCATGCACCTCTCAAAGAAGTCAACTTTCAGTATGGATTCAATCTTGATTATTTGAAGCTGATAAGGTCGCATTGGTTAAATAATTATGATTGGAATGCACGTCTGAAGTTCTTGAACAGTCTTCCGCATTTTAAAACTACAGTTTCAG GCTTGAACGTCCATTTCATCCACGCCAAACCCAGTCTGAGCTCGACGGCTTCATTGAAAGTTATTCCAATTCTGGTGATTCATGGATGGCCAGGATCCGTAAGAGAGTTCTATGACCTTATTCCGAAGTTAGTGACACCAAGGAAAAGTGTTGACTTTGTATTTGAAGTTGTTGCTCCGTCTCTTCCTGGTTATGGTTTTTCTGAAGCATCTGCAATTCAAGGAATGGCAACTGCCCAAATgggtgtaatttttaaaaaactaatgCAAAAATTGGGACATGAGACATTTTACATTCATGGTGGAGATTGGGGATCGTTGATTGGCCGAGATATGTCTATCGCCTACCCTCAAAA TGTTTTAGGTTTCCATTCAACAATGTGTGCTTCATCAGATGCTGTGACGCTAGCCGGTATAATGCTTGGTAGTTATTATCCAGAGTTAGTTGTGGAAAAAGAAGATGAACCTAGACTGTACCCAGTCTCCAAGTTTCTTCATTGGTTATACATGGAAACTGGCTACATGCATATTCAAGCAACTAAACCAGACACAGTTG GGACAGCCTTGCTGGATTCCCCCATTGGTTTAGCTGCTTACATTCTTGAGAAATTCTCTTCATGGACAAACGAAGCCTACAGAAACTTACCAGACGGAGGCCTTACAAAGAAATTTACTCTCGATGCTCTGCTCGACAATGTTATGATTTACTGGACAACAGATTCAATTCTGACATCTATGAGGCTTTACAGTGAATACTTCTCAACCAATTACAAAAAACTCAAGTTTGACGC tgcGCCGGTGAAAGTTCCTACCGTCTGTGCACAGTTTCCTCACGAGTTGGTGTATTCTCCTCCATTCGGTTTGCAGAGGAAGTACAAAAAgctcgtcaaaatttcaaaattcaatgatGGCGGGCATTTTGCTGCTTTTGAACTACCAGATTTTGTTGCAAACGACATTTGGGCATCTATTCCTCTTTTTATCGAGGCGCATCAAAATGCTACGAGCAGTTTGAACAAATGA
- the mtDNA-helicase gene encoding mitochondrial DNA helicase isoform X2: MWSRKVMDAHDIPNVSVSKMKRFLELNGLGVKDGYACLITSCKFCTSATEDSALFVNKVTGFYQCSNCGISGQWSTLQNQINKKGEGELPKPKHVIKVDPADSKWRELSEKLQNLSSLPPDERSKIIEKFDLKGLSKNVITQLGILVDSEKTTLYFPLKNAQNCVVGFKELNLQDSEITVPSNNCSGVLRLSHPDDEKRTDNPKQAIIVHSLKDLVALSAYSLPYDKICLPHGLLSLPQELLPLLEQYKKIVLWFGNDTASWDSAKNFAKKLDERRCYFVRPIESQPAPHIAHKNELNFSEIVKSSQPICPDSVTTFSSLREELLAELQNKNNTQGVKWKRFPGLNNILKGHRRGELSILTGPTGCGKTTLMSELSLDLAMQGVTTLWGSFEIKNHRLARTMLQQYCMLPLEQNLKDFEFWADQFEKLPLYFLTFHGQQNLQVVMEAVEHVTYVYDIAHVIIDNVQFMLGLGEKENMYIDRFYRQDLIIAAFRSFATKRNCHVTLVIHPRKEREGEQLSANSIFGSAKASQEADNVFIIQHKQHSQTAELNKYLQVAKNRFCGDLGIVPLQFHKDSRSFSKSKEKAEGEEF; encoded by the exons ATGTGGTCGAGGAAGGTAA TGGACGCACACGATATACCAAATGTGTCCGTCTCCAAGATGAAACGCTTCTTAGAGCTGAATGGTCTTGGAGTTAAGGATGGCTATGCTTGTCTCATCACCTCTTGCAAATTCTGCACCAGTGCTACAGAAGACTCAGCATTATTTGTCAACAAAGTTACTG GATTCTATCAATGTTCTAACTGTGGGATTTCTGGTCAGTGGAGTACATTGCAGAATCAAATCAACAAGAAAGGAGAAGGAGAGCTGCCAAAACCAAAGCATGTCATCAAAGTGGACCCTGCTGATTCAAAGTGGCGTGAACTCagtgaaaaattacaaaatttgtcATCACTTCCTCCTGATGAAAGGAGCAAAATCATTGAGAAATTTGACCTAAAG ggtCTATCAAAAAATGTGATCACTCAACTAGGTATTCTTGTGGACTCGGAAAAAACTACTTtgtattttcctctgaaaaatgcACAAAACTGCGTTGTTGGCTTTAAAGAATTAAACTTACAAGACTCAGAAATTACCGTGCCTTCCAACAATTGCTCTGGTGTTCTACGATTATCGCATCCTGATGATGAAAAACGGACTGACAACCCAAAACAAGCGATTATCGTGCATTCTCTAAAAGATCTTGTGGCTTTGTCAGCATACAGCCTACCGTACGATAAAATATGCCTTCCTCATG GACTGCTGAGCTTGCCTCAAGAACTGTTACCCTTGCTGGAACAGTATAAGAAAATTGTGCTATGGTTTGGAAATGACACAGCCAGTTGGGACTCCGCAAAGAATTTCGCAAAGAAACTTGATGAGAGAAGATGTTACTTCGTCAG GCCCATTGAAAGTCAACCTGCCCCTCATATTGCTCACAAGAATGagcttaatttttcagaaatagtCAAGTCTTCTCAGCCAATTTGCCCCGACTCTGTAACAACATTTTCATCACTGCGAGAAGAGTTATTGGCAGAActgcaaaacaaaaataat ACTCAAGGTGTAAAATGGAAACGATTTCCGGGATTGAATAACATACTGAAAGGTCACCGGCGAGGGGAACTTTCAATCTTAACTGGTCCAACAGGTTGCGGAAAAACAACACTTATGAGTGAATTATCACTGGATTTAGCCATGCAAGGA gtTACCACCCTTTGGGGAAGTTTTGAAATAAAGAATCATAGGCTTGCCCGCACAATGTTACAGCAGTATTGTATGTTACCATTAGAACAAAACCTGAAAGATTTCGAATTTTGGGCAGATCAGTTCGAAAAATTGCCgttgtattttctcactttccaCGGTCAGCAAAATTTACAGGTTGTCATGGAG GCTGTTGAACATGTCACTTATGTTTACGATATTGCGCATGTCATCATTGATAATGTTCAGTTCATGTTGGGCTtgggagaaaaagagaatatGTACATAGATAGGTTTTATCGACAAGATTTGATCATAGCAGCCTTTCGATCCTTTGCAACCAAGAGAAACTGCCATGTTACGTTAGTCATCCACCCAAGGAAAGAAAGAGAAGGCGAACAGCTGTCAGCCAATTCAATATTTGGAAGTGCAAAAGCCTCTCAAGAAGCAGATAATGTTTTCATCATTCAACACAAGCAACACTCTCAAACGGCCGAGCTGAATAAGTATTTACAG
- the mtDNA-helicase gene encoding mitochondrial DNA helicase isoform X1 produces the protein MMMSKFWFKVFKTSRLTNFDRSLNKHGINFIFNNDNNTSSVSAFNHSFVRLYHEVDAHDIPNVSVSKMKRFLELNGLGVKDGYACLITSCKFCTSATEDSALFVNKVTGFYQCSNCGISGQWSTLQNQINKKGEGELPKPKHVIKVDPADSKWRELSEKLQNLSSLPPDERSKIIEKFDLKGLSKNVITQLGILVDSEKTTLYFPLKNAQNCVVGFKELNLQDSEITVPSNNCSGVLRLSHPDDEKRTDNPKQAIIVHSLKDLVALSAYSLPYDKICLPHGLLSLPQELLPLLEQYKKIVLWFGNDTASWDSAKNFAKKLDERRCYFVRPIESQPAPHIAHKNELNFSEIVKSSQPICPDSVTTFSSLREELLAELQNKNNTQGVKWKRFPGLNNILKGHRRGELSILTGPTGCGKTTLMSELSLDLAMQGVTTLWGSFEIKNHRLARTMLQQYCMLPLEQNLKDFEFWADQFEKLPLYFLTFHGQQNLQVVMEAVEHVTYVYDIAHVIIDNVQFMLGLGEKENMYIDRFYRQDLIIAAFRSFATKRNCHVTLVIHPRKEREGEQLSANSIFGSAKASQEADNVFIIQHKQHSQTAELNKYLQVAKNRFCGDLGIVPLQFHKDSRSFSKSKEKAEGEEF, from the exons ATGATGATGAGTAAATTTtggtttaaagtttttaaaacttctCGATTAACTAATTTTGACCGGAGCTTAAATAAACATGGaataaactttatttttaataatgatAACAATACCAGCAGTGTAAGTGCCTTCAACCATTCTTTTGTTCGCCTGTACCATGAAGTGGACGCACACGATATACCAAATGTGTCCGTCTCCAAGATGAAACGCTTCTTAGAGCTGAATGGTCTTGGAGTTAAGGATGGCTATGCTTGTCTCATCACCTCTTGCAAATTCTGCACCAGTGCTACAGAAGACTCAGCATTATTTGTCAACAAAGTTACTG GATTCTATCAATGTTCTAACTGTGGGATTTCTGGTCAGTGGAGTACATTGCAGAATCAAATCAACAAGAAAGGAGAAGGAGAGCTGCCAAAACCAAAGCATGTCATCAAAGTGGACCCTGCTGATTCAAAGTGGCGTGAACTCagtgaaaaattacaaaatttgtcATCACTTCCTCCTGATGAAAGGAGCAAAATCATTGAGAAATTTGACCTAAAG ggtCTATCAAAAAATGTGATCACTCAACTAGGTATTCTTGTGGACTCGGAAAAAACTACTTtgtattttcctctgaaaaatgcACAAAACTGCGTTGTTGGCTTTAAAGAATTAAACTTACAAGACTCAGAAATTACCGTGCCTTCCAACAATTGCTCTGGTGTTCTACGATTATCGCATCCTGATGATGAAAAACGGACTGACAACCCAAAACAAGCGATTATCGTGCATTCTCTAAAAGATCTTGTGGCTTTGTCAGCATACAGCCTACCGTACGATAAAATATGCCTTCCTCATG GACTGCTGAGCTTGCCTCAAGAACTGTTACCCTTGCTGGAACAGTATAAGAAAATTGTGCTATGGTTTGGAAATGACACAGCCAGTTGGGACTCCGCAAAGAATTTCGCAAAGAAACTTGATGAGAGAAGATGTTACTTCGTCAG GCCCATTGAAAGTCAACCTGCCCCTCATATTGCTCACAAGAATGagcttaatttttcagaaatagtCAAGTCTTCTCAGCCAATTTGCCCCGACTCTGTAACAACATTTTCATCACTGCGAGAAGAGTTATTGGCAGAActgcaaaacaaaaataat ACTCAAGGTGTAAAATGGAAACGATTTCCGGGATTGAATAACATACTGAAAGGTCACCGGCGAGGGGAACTTTCAATCTTAACTGGTCCAACAGGTTGCGGAAAAACAACACTTATGAGTGAATTATCACTGGATTTAGCCATGCAAGGA gtTACCACCCTTTGGGGAAGTTTTGAAATAAAGAATCATAGGCTTGCCCGCACAATGTTACAGCAGTATTGTATGTTACCATTAGAACAAAACCTGAAAGATTTCGAATTTTGGGCAGATCAGTTCGAAAAATTGCCgttgtattttctcactttccaCGGTCAGCAAAATTTACAGGTTGTCATGGAG GCTGTTGAACATGTCACTTATGTTTACGATATTGCGCATGTCATCATTGATAATGTTCAGTTCATGTTGGGCTtgggagaaaaagagaatatGTACATAGATAGGTTTTATCGACAAGATTTGATCATAGCAGCCTTTCGATCCTTTGCAACCAAGAGAAACTGCCATGTTACGTTAGTCATCCACCCAAGGAAAGAAAGAGAAGGCGAACAGCTGTCAGCCAATTCAATATTTGGAAGTGCAAAAGCCTCTCAAGAAGCAGATAATGTTTTCATCATTCAACACAAGCAACACTCTCAAACGGCCGAGCTGAATAAGTATTTACAG
- the mtDNA-helicase gene encoding mitochondrial DNA helicase isoform X5 — translation MKRFLELNGLGVKDGYACLITSCKFCTSATEDSALFVNKVTGFYQCSNCGISGQWSTLQNQINKKGEGELPKPKHVIKVDPADSKWRELSEKLQNLSSLPPDERSKIIEKFDLKGLSKNVITQLGILVDSEKTTLYFPLKNAQNCVVGFKELNLQDSEITVPSNNCSGVLRLSHPDDEKRTDNPKQAIIVHSLKDLVALSAYSLPYDKICLPHGLLSLPQELLPLLEQYKKIVLWFGNDTASWDSAKNFAKKLDERRCYFVRPIESQPAPHIAHKNELNFSEIVKSSQPICPDSVTTFSSLREELLAELQNKNNTQGVKWKRFPGLNNILKGHRRGELSILTGPTGCGKTTLMSELSLDLAMQGVTTLWGSFEIKNHRLARTMLQQYCMLPLEQNLKDFEFWADQFEKLPLYFLTFHGQQNLQVVMEAVEHVTYVYDIAHVIIDNVQFMLGLGEKENMYIDRFYRQDLIIAAFRSFATKRNCHVTLVIHPRKEREGEQLSANSIFGSAKASQEADNVFIIQHKQHSQTAELNKYLQVAKNRFCGDLGIVPLQFHKDSRSFSKSKEKAEGEEF, via the exons ATGAAACGCTTCTTAGAGCTGAATGGTCTTGGAGTTAAGGATGGCTATGCTTGTCTCATCACCTCTTGCAAATTCTGCACCAGTGCTACAGAAGACTCAGCATTATTTGTCAACAAAGTTACTG GATTCTATCAATGTTCTAACTGTGGGATTTCTGGTCAGTGGAGTACATTGCAGAATCAAATCAACAAGAAAGGAGAAGGAGAGCTGCCAAAACCAAAGCATGTCATCAAAGTGGACCCTGCTGATTCAAAGTGGCGTGAACTCagtgaaaaattacaaaatttgtcATCACTTCCTCCTGATGAAAGGAGCAAAATCATTGAGAAATTTGACCTAAAG ggtCTATCAAAAAATGTGATCACTCAACTAGGTATTCTTGTGGACTCGGAAAAAACTACTTtgtattttcctctgaaaaatgcACAAAACTGCGTTGTTGGCTTTAAAGAATTAAACTTACAAGACTCAGAAATTACCGTGCCTTCCAACAATTGCTCTGGTGTTCTACGATTATCGCATCCTGATGATGAAAAACGGACTGACAACCCAAAACAAGCGATTATCGTGCATTCTCTAAAAGATCTTGTGGCTTTGTCAGCATACAGCCTACCGTACGATAAAATATGCCTTCCTCATG GACTGCTGAGCTTGCCTCAAGAACTGTTACCCTTGCTGGAACAGTATAAGAAAATTGTGCTATGGTTTGGAAATGACACAGCCAGTTGGGACTCCGCAAAGAATTTCGCAAAGAAACTTGATGAGAGAAGATGTTACTTCGTCAG GCCCATTGAAAGTCAACCTGCCCCTCATATTGCTCACAAGAATGagcttaatttttcagaaatagtCAAGTCTTCTCAGCCAATTTGCCCCGACTCTGTAACAACATTTTCATCACTGCGAGAAGAGTTATTGGCAGAActgcaaaacaaaaataat ACTCAAGGTGTAAAATGGAAACGATTTCCGGGATTGAATAACATACTGAAAGGTCACCGGCGAGGGGAACTTTCAATCTTAACTGGTCCAACAGGTTGCGGAAAAACAACACTTATGAGTGAATTATCACTGGATTTAGCCATGCAAGGA gtTACCACCCTTTGGGGAAGTTTTGAAATAAAGAATCATAGGCTTGCCCGCACAATGTTACAGCAGTATTGTATGTTACCATTAGAACAAAACCTGAAAGATTTCGAATTTTGGGCAGATCAGTTCGAAAAATTGCCgttgtattttctcactttccaCGGTCAGCAAAATTTACAGGTTGTCATGGAG GCTGTTGAACATGTCACTTATGTTTACGATATTGCGCATGTCATCATTGATAATGTTCAGTTCATGTTGGGCTtgggagaaaaagagaatatGTACATAGATAGGTTTTATCGACAAGATTTGATCATAGCAGCCTTTCGATCCTTTGCAACCAAGAGAAACTGCCATGTTACGTTAGTCATCCACCCAAGGAAAGAAAGAGAAGGCGAACAGCTGTCAGCCAATTCAATATTTGGAAGTGCAAAAGCCTCTCAAGAAGCAGATAATGTTTTCATCATTCAACACAAGCAACACTCTCAAACGGCCGAGCTGAATAAGTATTTACAG